A window of Bacteroidia bacterium genomic DNA:
TGCCATCAAAAAACAGAACAGCTTGCTCGGGAAGTACCCACGATTTTTTATTATTTAACTGTATATCCGCATTCATGTACATACCCGGAAGAAGGTTTTTATCGTAATTTTCAAAATGACAATGCACCTCTGCAGTTCGGTCGGGGGCTATGTCCTTGCTGATTAAAATTATTTCGCAATTGAACTTTTTCCCCGGATTGGAATTGGTATATGCTTTTAGCTTTTGTCCAATTTCCATCTGAATTAAATCCTTTTCAAAAACTCTTAAGTTTAAGTGAATGTCATTGGGGTTTACCAATTCGAATAATACATCTGTCGGACTAACATATTTGCCAATGTTAGCATTTACCTTGGATACAAATCCATCGAAAGGTGCGTGCAGGGTTATGCTTTTAGAAAGTGTTTGGTCGTTTAATTGGTTAGGATCAATTTCAATTAACCGGAGTTTTTGACCCAAGGCGCTAAGGTTGATTTTCAAACTCTGAAATTCAGATTTGGCTTGTTGATAAGCTTTATCGCTACTAGCTTTGCTTTCATTGAGCTCTTTTTGGCGTTTAAATTCCAATTCCGCCTGTTCGAGTTTAGCCTGGGTTGTTAAATAGTCTTGTTGCAGTTGTATGTATTGTTGGTCTTCTAATACGGCAATAACTTCTCCTTTGGCCAGATGCATTCCCGGCAAAAGTTTGGTAGACTTGAGGTAGGCACCCAATGGGGCACTTACCGATAACAGGTTTTGAGGTGGAACATCTATTCTTCCATTGACTTTAATAGTTGCTGAAAGTTCTTTTTCTTCCAATTTGCCAAGTACTACCTTGGATTCGGTTAACTGTTTTTCAGTTAGTTTTAGGGTGTTATGAGCACCAGGCTTTTCAAGTTCAGCAGTGCTGGATTCGTTTGGTTTTCCACAGGAACTGAGAATAAGTACTGCAAAAATCCATTGTATGTTGTTCATGTTAATAGGCTTTTAAGTAAAGTAAATGAATGGAATAATTGTTGGATTCCTGAACCACGTCGAGGTAGTTCATTTGAATGTCAAAGGCTTGTTTTTGGAGGTTTGCCCAGTCTAGAAAATTTATGTCGCCGGCCTGGAATTGTTTTTTTGCCAGGGTTGAAATTTGTCCGGCATCACGCAATTGATGGTTTTCATAATACTGAAGTCGTTCTTTGCAGTTGTTAAGCTGTTGTTCGGCAATTTTCAACTGATTCTCCAACCATGTTTTTTTCCAGGAAGCCTCGTTTTGGGCTATTTTTAATTTAGTTTCCTGTGCTTTTATTTGAGATCTTCCGGCTGCGAAGAACAGTGGAATTCCCACACCAACCTGATAGGATGTAAACCTGGTTTTGCCGGTATAAAATTTATTATCTGAACCATACCCCCTAAAACTTTGGTTAGTTAATCCTAGCGATAGGTTGGGTAACATTTGGGCCTTTTGAAGTGAAAGGTTGGTTTGGGCTAGTTGAATTTGTTGTTCCCATGTTTTTTGATACGGGTGAGATTCGGCTTGGCCAAGACTGAGCTGTTCAAATTTGATGGAACCCGGTTTCGGTGTATAAGCTATTGGGGTGTTTAAGATTAATTGGAATCTCAAGATGCATAATTCCAGTTCGTTCTGTAGGTTTTTCTTTTGCAGGTGTATATTGCCGGATAAAACATCAGCATAGGATTTTTCCAGCAAATTACTTTCTCCTTTTTCAAATCGAAGGGTAGAAACTCTAGAAAATTCTGCAATCAAACTATCGGTTTTGCTCAGAATTTTTTCCTTTTCTAAAAGCAAGAGGTATTGAAAAAAGCATTCCTGTACCTCACGGGTTATTTCCAAATCGGTTTGTTGCTTTTCCAAAAAGGCCAGTTGAATCTCATTCTTTGCAACGGAATTCTTTTTGGAATAAATGCTTGGAAATTGGAAGGATTGGTTAATCGAAATCCGGGTATCCCAAAAGGCACTATTAATAGATCCGGTTTCAAATGTTACCTGGGTTTGATCAGGGTTAAAGGAAGATTTTCGTAGTTTTTCCTTGTATTCTTGTATCAAAACCATGTTTTTAACTGCATAGTTGTTTTTTATGGCAGAATCGATTGCACTTTTCAAATCAATTTCTTGAGCTGAAGCGGAATGGCTGTAACTCCCCAGGAAGGTAATGATTATAGCAACAGAGGAAATTCGAACAAGCTGTCCGCTTCGTTTTTCCAACAAAATGTATAGGATGGGAAGAACAAACAGGGTAAGAAAAGTTGCCAGCAATAAGCCTCCAATTACAACTGTTGCCAATGGACGCTGTACTTCGGCTCCGGATCCATTGCTCAATGCCATGGGTAAAAAACCCAAGGATGCAACAAAGGCTGTCATTAGCACAGGCCTCAATCGCAATTGTGTGCCGGTTAGAATTACTTTGTACAAGTTGGAAAATCCTAGTTGACGTAATCGGTTAAATTCCGAAATAAGCACAATTCCATTCAAAACTGCTACCCCAAACAAGGCTATAAATCCAACCCCTGCACTAATGCTAAACGGCATATTGCGAATGGCTAAAAAGAAAATACCTCCTATGGCCGATAAGGGAATGGCTGAATAAATCAATAAGCCATGTTTGACTGAATTAAAGGCAAAAAACAACATCAGAAATACCAGGATAAGCGAAATCGGAACAGCTAGTGCAAGTCGGCTTTTGGCCTCATTTAAATTTTCAAATGCTCCGCCGTAGGTGATGGAATACCCTGTGTTCAGTTTTAGTTCCTTGTCAACTTTGGCTTGCAGACGTTCAACAACGGTTTGAACATCGTTGTTTCTGACGTTAAATCCAACTACAATTCTTCGTTTGGCATTTTCTCGCTGAATTTGGTTTGGACCATTGATTATTTCTACCTTGGCTAATTGGTGAAGGGGAATTTGAGTTCCGTTGGGTGTGTAAATCAATAAATTTTCCAAATGCTCCGGATCTGTTCTCAGGTCTTTGTTGAGCCTAACTACCAGGTCGAATCGCTTTTCATCTTCGTACACCAAACCTGCACTTCCTCCTGCAAAAGCGGTGTTTACTATTCGGTTTACATCGGCTATATTCAAATTGTATTGAGCCAAGGCCGGTCGGTAATAGTTCACCACCACCTGGGGCATTCCATTGATGGGTTCTATGAATAAATCTTCAGCGCCATCAACCTGATCGATAATTTTTCCCAGTTTGCTTCCTAGGAGTTGCAAGGTGTCCAGGTTGTCGCCAAAGATTTTGCAAACCACATCTTGTCGTGCTCCGGTCATTAGTTCGTTGAAACGCATTTGAACCGGGTATTGAAATCCGGTAGTTATTCCGGGTACTTCTTCCAGTGCCAAACTCATTTTCTCTGCTAATTCGTTGAATCCTGATGCCGAGGTCCATTCTTTTTTGTCTTTTAAAATTACCATTAAGTCAGCGGCTTCCAAAGGCATCGGATCGGATGGGATTTCACCTGATCCGATTTTAGTAACCACCTTTTCAACTTCCGGAAACCGGGACTTTAAAATGCCTGCAGCTTTTTGAGTATATTCGATGGAGGCACTTAGGCTACTTCCCGTTAATAGCCTGGTTTCTACTGCAAAGTCTCCTTCTTCTAAGGCCGGAATAAATTCACCCCCCAGGTTTGCCAAAATAAAAACGCTTGAAACAAATAAAATCAGCACTACACTGAGTATGGTTTTGGGGTGTCGGA
This region includes:
- a CDS encoding CusA/CzcA family heavy metal efflux RND transporter, which encodes MLNSIIAFSIRQKLIIGLFTIALVVVGIYQTSQLPIDAVPDITNNQVQIITIAPSYGATDIERLVTFPIEQAISNIPGKTEIRSFSRFGLSLVTIVFDDATDVYWARQQVSERLSTVQNQIPNDIGAPELGPITTGLGEIYQYVVRPEKGYESQYNETELRTIQDWVVRRQLLQVKGVADVSSFGGKLKQYEISLDPNRLHALGLSISDVFTALEKNNQNTGGAYIERGPSVLFIRTEGLLSSIQDMEEIPVINTGSGVPVRIKDVADVKLAHAIRYGAMCYNNEGEVAGAVVMMLKGGNSSEVIKNVKAEIEKIQKTLPKGVRIEAFLDRTKMVNNAISTVEQNLLEGALIVVFILVLFLGNWRAGLLVASIIPLSMLFAITLMNLFHVSGNLMSLGALDFGLIVDGAVIIVEAVMHQIAHSYRLGFKSVLSQQEMDTQVNKSASKMMNSAVFGQVVILIVYLPILSLSGIEGKMFKPMAQTVSFALIGAFLLSLTYVPMMASLVLSKNVHHQPNFSDRLMSKVEKAYRSLLMKSLRHPKTILSVVLILFVSSVFILANLGGEFIPALEEGDFAVETRLLTGSSLSASIEYTQKAAGILKSRFPEVEKVVTKIGSGEIPSDPMPLEAADLMVILKDKKEWTSASGFNELAEKMSLALEEVPGITTGFQYPVQMRFNELMTGARQDVVCKIFGDNLDTLQLLGSKLGKIIDQVDGAEDLFIEPINGMPQVVVNYYRPALAQYNLNIADVNRIVNTAFAGGSAGLVYEDEKRFDLVVRLNKDLRTDPEHLENLLIYTPNGTQIPLHQLAKVEIINGPNQIQRENAKRRIVVGFNVRNNDVQTVVERLQAKVDKELKLNTGYSITYGGAFENLNEAKSRLALAVPISLILVFLMLFFAFNSVKHGLLIYSAIPLSAIGGIFFLAIRNMPFSISAGVGFIALFGVAVLNGIVLISEFNRLRQLGFSNLYKVILTGTQLRLRPVLMTAFVASLGFLPMALSNGSGAEVQRPLATVVIGGLLLATFLTLFVLPILYILLEKRSGQLVRISSVAIIITFLGSYSHSASAQEIDLKSAIDSAIKNNYAVKNMVLIQEYKEKLRKSSFNPDQTQVTFETGSINSAFWDTRISINQSFQFPSIYSKKNSVAKNEIQLAFLEKQQTDLEITREVQECFFQYLLLLEKEKILSKTDSLIAEFSRVSTLRFEKGESNLLEKSYADVLSGNIHLQKKNLQNELELCILRFQLILNTPIAYTPKPGSIKFEQLSLGQAESHPYQKTWEQQIQLAQTNLSLQKAQMLPNLSLGLTNQSFRGYGSDNKFYTGKTRFTSYQVGVGIPLFFAAGRSQIKAQETKLKIAQNEASWKKTWLENQLKIAEQQLNNCKERLQYYENHQLRDAGQISTLAKKQFQAGDINFLDWANLQKQAFDIQMNYLDVVQESNNYSIHLLYLKAY
- a CDS encoding efflux RND transporter periplasmic adaptor subunit codes for the protein MNNIQWIFAVLILSSCGKPNESSTAELEKPGAHNTLKLTEKQLTESKVVLGKLEEKELSATIKVNGRIDVPPQNLLSVSAPLGAYLKSTKLLPGMHLAKGEVIAVLEDQQYIQLQQDYLTTQAKLEQAELEFKRQKELNESKASSDKAYQQAKSEFQSLKINLSALGQKLRLIEIDPNQLNDQTLSKSITLHAPFDGFVSKVNANIGKYVSPTDVLFELVNPNDIHLNLRVFEKDLIQMEIGQKLKAYTNSNPGKKFNCEIILISKDIAPDRTAEVHCHFENYDKNLLPGMYMNADIQLNNKKSWVLPEQAVLFFDGTYHVFVKNGVFFTLTPVEIGIKESGWIEILHAEQLKNQSIVVESAYTLLMALKNKAD